Genomic window (Escherichia fergusonii ATCC 35469):
CCCAGTTGGTGAATATCCAGTGCTTGTTCGACCTGATGCAGAAGGCGTAACACCACTTTTTCACCGCCACGACAAGGCAGAGTAGCAATTCGAAAAGAGACAGCATTCCCCGCCAAATCAACAGTAAATTGGCCATCTTGCGGCAGGCGGTGTTCCGCGATATCGAGATTACCCAGAACTTTCAGTCTTGCTGTCAATGCGGTTCCCGTCTCTTTTGCGACATCAGGAAGCGCGTGAAGAACGCCATCTATACGTAGTCGAATACGGTAACAACTTTCCGCTGGTTCGACATGAATGTCAGAAGCTCGTTTAGCCAGTGCCGAATGCAATGTTTGATTGAGTAGCTCTGCCGCCGTCAGATGACCAGGCGAAACCACGGCAGGAAGTGTTTGCTGCGGTTGATGCTGGTGGCTTTCCATTTGTTGGCGTGTCCAACAGACAATGTTGATCCGTTTTTGTGTTGCAAAATGCAGAGCGTCCAGCAACTCATGGGAAGGGGCATCCACAACGGCAACGTTAATCACTTCTTGATCACTATCTAACAAGATGCCCTGGTAACGTTGGCAGAGCGCAGTAAGTTGTGCGTTATTCATAGCCGCTCCTTAATTGCCGTTAAAACGGAAAACATCTTCACACGCCTGTTGTAAGGCGCTATCGCTTTGGATATTGCAGTTACGTGTCCAGCCAGTGATGCCGTTACCGTTACTCCAGTTTGGCGTCATAACAACGTTTAGGCCGTTGAGACTTTCCTGGCCGGTAAGCGTCACTACGCCTTGCGCGATACTCATACCCGAGACATAGCGTGTGGTGGTAGCAGAAGGAATACCATTGCTCCCCGCATCGCAGGTGGTGACTCCGCCATGTTCAAGTGCGCACAACTCGACTGCGGTTCGGTAAGGAACAAAAGTTTGCAGCATATCGGTCAGTGCTGCTTTGCGAAGGTAGTTTTGATAAGCAGGAATGCCAATGGCACTCAGGATGGCAATAATACCGATGACCACCATCAGCTCGATAAGAGTAAAACCGCGTTGTTTGTCCATTTTTTCACTCCATGATTACGTTGGCGCTACTTTGACAAACACAATTCAGGCTGGCGAGGATGAAAAATCAAAACGGGAAAGCCGCTCCAGAGGTTTTTAATCGGATTGCATAAAGGCACAGGCGAGATGCGAGGCGGCTCGAAAAACAGGGAGAGAAATTTATGACGGGCAGGACAATGTTATCCCGCCCGTTAAGGCATCTTCAGGAAAGGGTTAGCGAAAACGCATGGAGAGATCGAGTGCTCTGACATGTTTGGTCAATGCACCTACCGAGATAAAATCTACCCCAGTCTGCGCAAATTCACGCAGTGTTTTTTCCGTGACGTTACCAGAGACCTCCAGCTGCGCCTTACCATTTGTACGTTTTACGGCTTCGCGCATCTGCTCTGTTTCAAAGTTATCCAGCATGATGATATCTGCACCTGCTTTTAAAGCTTCATCCAGTTCTTCCAGGTTTTCGACTTCCACCTCTACCGGCACATCGGGGTGTAACCAAAATGCTTTTTCCACGGCCTGTCGCACTGAACCGGAGGCAATAATATGGTTTTCTTTGATCAGAAAGGCATCGGAAAGTCCCAGTCGATGATTCGCCCCTCCACCACAAAGTACGGCATATTTTAATGCGGAGCGCAGACCTGGCAGGGTTTTACGTGTATCCAGCAGTTGGGTATTGGTGCCCGCGAGAAGATCAACATACTGGCGAACTTTACTCGCTACACCAGAAAGTGTTTGTACAAAATTCAGTGCGGTACGTTCACCCGTTAGCAGCACGCGAGACGGGCCTTCCAGTTCGAAAAGCGGCTGATTTTCTTTTATGGTATCGCCATCGTCCACATGCCAGGTAATGGTGACATCGTCGCCCGCCAGTTGAATAAAGACCTCTTCAACCCAGCGTTTACCGCAAAAAACGCCATTTTCGCGGGTGATAACAGTGGCATGAGAGCGAGAGTTTTCCGGTAAAAGCTGTGCCGTAATGTCATTGTTGGCATCTACTTTTCCGCCTAAATCTTCCCGTAGTGCCTGTGCTACAGCATTGGGAATATCGAGATTTATGCGTTCCAGCAACTCGTCACGTCGGAAGTCGGGGTTATAGCGGCGAGGCGGCATGATAAAACTCCAGTTAGCTAACGAATCATAAGATAGAAACATGCTACTCTGAAGCGGGTATCAGCACCACATATAAGGAGATCCTGAATGTTGTTAGAAAATGGGTGGTTAGCAGAGGCACGTCGAGTTCCTTCTCCGCATTACGATTGCCGCCCGGATGACGAGGCCCCGTCACTTTTGGTGGTGCACAATATCAGTTTGCCGCCAGGGGAATTTGGTGGTCCGTGGATAGACGCATTATTCACCGGAACTATTGATCCTGATGCCCATCCTTTCTTTGCTGAAATTGCTCATTTGCGTGTATCAGCGCATTGCTTAATTCGTCGCGACGGCGAAATTGTCCAGTATGTTCCTTTTGATAAGCGCGCCTGGCATGCAGGTGTGTCAAATTACCAGGGGCGTGAACGTTGCAATGATTTTTCGATAGGTATTGAGCTGGAAGGTACCGATACGCTTGCTTATACCGATGCTCAGTACTTACAACTGGCGGCAGTGACACGGGCACTGATCACGCTTTATCCGTTGATTGCTAACAATATGACAGGGCATTGCGATATTGCTCCAGAACGTAAAACCGACCCCGGTCAGGCATTTGACTGGGCACGGTTTCGCGCTCTGGTGAATAAGGAGGCAATATGACGTTGTTTACAACCTTACTGGTGCTAATTTTTGAGCGCCTGTTTAAGTTGGGCGAGCACTGGCAATTTGATCACCGTCTTGAGGCTTTATTCCGGCGAGTTAAACATTTTTCCGCTGGGCGCACTTTAGGGATGATGCTCATTACAATGGCTATCACCTTCTTGCTACTGCGTGGTTTACAAGGACTTCTGTTCAATGTTCCCACACTGTTGGTCTGGATCCTGATCTCCTTGCTGTGTATTGGTGCAGGTCGTGCCAGAGTGCATTATCACGCTTACCTGAAAGCGGCATCCCAGGATGATGCCCATGCACGTAAAACAATGGCTAATGAGTTAACGTTGATTCATGGCGTGCCACCCGATTGTGATGAACGTGAGTATTTGCGTGAACTGCAAAATGCGCTGCTATGGATTAACTTCCGCTATTATCTGGCTCCATTATTCTGGTTGGTGGTGGGCGGTTCCTGGGGGCCTGTGACACTTGTTGGTTATGCATTTTTACGTGCCTGGCAATCCTGGCTGGCTCGTTATCAAACACCGCAGCAGCGTCAGCAGTCAGGAGTAGATGCCATTTTACATGTTCTGGATTGGTTGCCAGTTCGCCTTGCGGGTGTTGTTTATGCTTTAACCGGACATGGTGAAAAAGCGCTCCCAGCCTGGTTTGCCTCATTAACTGATCTACATAGCTCCCAATATCATGTACTTACCCGGCTGGCCCAGTTCTCACTGGCACGCGATCCACATCTCGATAAAGTCGAAAAGCCAAAAGCAGCGGTTGCTATGGCGAAGAAAACGTCTGTTGTGGTGGTTGTGGTGATTGCCGTTTTAACGATTTACGGTGCGCTGGTCTGAGTTAAATGCCCTCACCG
Coding sequences:
- the ppdD gene encoding prepilin peptidase-dependent pilin, which codes for MDKQRGFTLIELMVVIGIIAILSAIGIPAYQNYLRKAALTDMLQTFVPYRTAVELCALEHGGVTTCDAGSNGIPSATTTRYVSGMSIAQGVVTLTGQESLNGLNVVMTPNWSNGNGITGWTRNCNIQSDSALQQACEDVFRFNGN
- the nadC gene encoding carboxylating nicotinate-nucleotide diphosphorylase, with protein sequence MPPRRYNPDFRRDELLERINLDIPNAVAQALREDLGGKVDANNDITAQLLPENSRSHATVITRENGVFCGKRWVEEVFIQLAGDDVTITWHVDDGDTIKENQPLFELEGPSRVLLTGERTALNFVQTLSGVASKVRQYVDLLAGTNTQLLDTRKTLPGLRSALKYAVLCGGGANHRLGLSDAFLIKENHIIASGSVRQAVEKAFWLHPDVPVEVEVENLEELDEALKAGADIIMLDNFETEQMREAVKRTNGKAQLEVSGNVTEKTLREFAQTGVDFISVGALTKHVRALDLSMRFR
- the ampD gene encoding 1,6-anhydro-N-acetylmuramyl-L-alanine amidase AmpD, with translation MLLENGWLAEARRVPSPHYDCRPDDEAPSLLVVHNISLPPGEFGGPWIDALFTGTIDPDAHPFFAEIAHLRVSAHCLIRRDGEIVQYVPFDKRAWHAGVSNYQGRERCNDFSIGIELEGTDTLAYTDAQYLQLAAVTRALITLYPLIANNMTGHCDIAPERKTDPGQAFDWARFRALVNKEAI
- the ampE gene encoding beta-lactamase regulator AmpE, whose translation is MTLFTTLLVLIFERLFKLGEHWQFDHRLEALFRRVKHFSAGRTLGMMLITMAITFLLLRGLQGLLFNVPTLLVWILISLLCIGAGRARVHYHAYLKAASQDDAHARKTMANELTLIHGVPPDCDEREYLRELQNALLWINFRYYLAPLFWLVVGGSWGPVTLVGYAFLRAWQSWLARYQTPQQRQQSGVDAILHVLDWLPVRLAGVVYALTGHGEKALPAWFASLTDLHSSQYHVLTRLAQFSLARDPHLDKVEKPKAAVAMAKKTSVVVVVVIAVLTIYGALV